In Fervidobacterium nodosum Rt17-B1, one genomic interval encodes:
- a CDS encoding N-glycosylase/DNA lyase produces MEKIKEFIEKLNEIREEAKPAVEARWEEFENLRKNGTEEDLFSELSFCILTANWSAQGGIKAQKIIGNGFAYLSEEELYKKLKEVGHRYPEARAKYIVSNRWIIGKIREIISQDDPREFFVDNIKGLGWKESSHFLRNIAFPNYAILDKHVLRIMKQYGLIDELPKGWTKKRYLEYEERLKKVAELFGEHIGKFDLYLWYMIKRKVEK; encoded by the coding sequence ATGGAAAAAATAAAAGAGTTTATAGAAAAATTAAACGAAATACGAGAAGAAGCAAAGCCTGCTGTTGAAGCAAGATGGGAAGAATTTGAGAATTTAAGAAAGAATGGTACGGAAGAAGATTTATTTTCAGAGTTAAGTTTTTGTATCCTCACAGCAAACTGGAGTGCACAAGGTGGTATAAAAGCTCAAAAAATAATAGGAAATGGTTTTGCTTATCTTTCAGAAGAAGAACTTTACAAAAAACTCAAAGAGGTCGGACATCGTTACCCAGAAGCAAGAGCAAAATACATAGTTTCAAACAGATGGATAATTGGCAAAATAAGAGAAATCATATCGCAAGATGACCCCAGAGAATTTTTTGTTGATAACATAAAAGGTCTTGGGTGGAAAGAAAGTTCACATTTTTTAAGAAATATCGCTTTCCCAAATTATGCCATTTTAGACAAACATGTACTAAGAATAATGAAACAATACGGGTTAATAGACGAGCTTCCAAAAGGATGGACGAAAAAAAGATATCTAGAATACGAAGAACGGCTAAAAAAAGTAGCAGAACTCTTTGGGGAACATATAGGCAAATTTGACCTGTACCTATGGTATATGATAAAAAGGAAAGTAGAGAAATAA
- the ftcD gene encoding glutamate formimidoyltransferase encodes MKLIESVPNFSEGRREEIVRQIIEEANKYKKVRVLDWSMDRDHNRSVVTLVGEPEEILEALFDMTKKASELIDLRYHKGEHPRMGATDVIPLVPLVGTKMEECVEWSKKLGERIGRELNIPVYLYERSATSPERENLSEIRKGEFEGFFEKIKDPKWKPDFGPDKVHETAGVTAVGAREFLIAFNVNLGTNNIEIADKIAKAVRHISGGYRYVKAMGVELKEKGIVQVSMNLTNYKKSPIFRVFETIKREAERYGVPVVGSEIIGMVPLQAIVETFMWYLQIDEFGPNRVIEQKLLEQLTKEQ; translated from the coding sequence ATGAAACTTATCGAGAGCGTTCCAAATTTTAGCGAAGGTAGACGAGAAGAAATCGTCAGACAAATTATTGAGGAAGCAAATAAATATAAAAAAGTGCGCGTATTAGATTGGTCGATGGACAGAGATCATAACAGGTCAGTTGTTACATTGGTTGGGGAACCTGAAGAAATTTTAGAAGCTTTATTTGATATGACAAAAAAAGCATCAGAACTAATCGATCTAAGATACCATAAAGGTGAACATCCAAGAATGGGAGCAACAGACGTTATACCATTGGTTCCACTAGTCGGCACAAAGATGGAAGAATGTGTTGAATGGTCAAAAAAACTTGGCGAAAGAATCGGAAGAGAATTAAACATACCAGTATACCTTTACGAAAGAAGCGCAACTTCTCCTGAGAGGGAAAACTTGTCTGAAATAAGAAAAGGTGAATTTGAAGGATTTTTCGAAAAAATAAAAGACCCAAAGTGGAAACCAGATTTTGGTCCAGATAAAGTACATGAAACAGCAGGTGTCACAGCAGTTGGCGCTCGCGAATTCCTTATAGCTTTCAACGTCAATTTGGGGACAAACAACATAGAGATTGCAGACAAAATAGCAAAAGCAGTAAGGCACATTAGTGGTGGTTATCGATACGTAAAAGCAATGGGAGTAGAACTCAAAGAAAAAGGAATAGTTCAAGTATCGATGAACCTCACTAACTACAAAAAATCTCCTATATTTAGAGTATTCGAAACAATCAAAAGAGAGGCAGAAAGATACGGTGTACCAGTAGTTGGAAGCGAAATAATAGGTATGGTACCATTACAGGCAATAGTAGAAACATTCATGTGGTATCTCCAAATAGATGAATTCGGTCCAAACAGAGTAATTGAGCAAAAACTTCTTGAACAATTGACAAAAGAACAATAA
- a CDS encoding aldo/keto reductase: MEYRKVGKWGLKISEVSLGSWLTFGNQLDLNSTKQVVRYAVENGINFIDTAEAYANGIAEAMLGMVLKEYRREDLVISTKIFWGGDGPNQKGLSRKHLLEGTWNSLKRLQLDYVDILYCHRPDPEVPMEEVVYTMDQILKSGLAFYWGTSEWSAEEIEQACKVAEKMNAMPPVVEQPQYNLIFKKRVEEEYAPIYEKYGIGTTIWSPLASGVLSGKYLEGIPEGSRLDRWPWLRKTMEERGIFQEETLQKLKRIKEIAEGLGVTMAQLSIAWCLRNPHVSSVILGVSSLDQLKENIKAVEVKNLITDEIYSELNSLF, encoded by the coding sequence ATGGAATACAGAAAAGTAGGTAAATGGGGCTTAAAAATCAGCGAAGTATCGCTTGGTTCATGGCTTACATTTGGCAATCAACTCGACTTAAATTCAACAAAACAAGTTGTCCGATACGCAGTAGAAAATGGTATTAATTTTATCGATACCGCTGAAGCTTATGCAAACGGTATAGCAGAAGCAATGCTTGGCATGGTGCTTAAAGAATACAGAAGAGAAGACTTGGTAATTTCAACAAAAATCTTCTGGGGTGGAGATGGTCCAAACCAGAAAGGGCTTTCGAGAAAACACTTGCTCGAAGGTACATGGAATTCATTGAAGAGATTGCAACTTGATTATGTAGATATACTTTACTGTCACAGACCAGACCCAGAAGTCCCCATGGAAGAAGTAGTCTATACAATGGACCAAATACTAAAAAGTGGACTTGCATTTTATTGGGGAACGAGCGAATGGAGTGCGGAAGAAATTGAGCAAGCTTGCAAAGTTGCGGAAAAAATGAACGCGATGCCACCTGTAGTCGAACAACCACAGTACAATTTAATATTTAAAAAACGTGTTGAAGAAGAATACGCTCCAATATACGAAAAATATGGTATCGGAACAACAATTTGGAGTCCACTTGCTTCAGGTGTGTTAAGTGGTAAATACCTCGAAGGCATTCCAGAAGGTTCTAGGTTAGATAGATGGCCATGGTTAAGGAAAACAATGGAAGAAAGAGGTATATTCCAAGAAGAAACACTTCAAAAATTAAAAAGAATAAAAGAAATCGCGGAAGGTTTAGGCGTAACAATGGCTCAACTTTCAATTGCATGGTGCTTGAGGAATCCACACGTAAGTAGCGTTATACTCGGTGTAAGTTCATTAGACCAACTTAAAGAAAATATAAAGGCTGTTGAAGTAAAGAATTTGATAACTGATGAAATTTATTCGGAACTAAACTCATTATTTTGA
- the nagA gene encoding N-acetylglucosamine-6-phosphate deacetylase, whose amino-acid sequence MLLEDVLIVDPVDGEYVGTIEFDKKVEKIVRSNKTHYNSIIMPAFVDPHIHGIMGIDTIASSSNDFQKFKEYEALEGVFLFFPTTVTCTLEKLNDISNNLPDGLKLHIEGPFISEERKGAHNEKYIINPPKNISELEKYIPIEKIGIITIAPEKENFLYFADSCNEKGIRISLGHSNANFETAKMAYEKGYKRITHFPNALSPMHHRDLNMVGAGFYFDFIVEIIADGIHSAPEFVDLVYKIKGADKIILVTDSISATGLKDGDYLLGDLPVKVVDGIARLSNGTIAGSTLRFSQALKNFQKFTKCTLQELAKVTSYNACKDLGLDCGRIAEGKDAKFVQLDNELNILKTWNY is encoded by the coding sequence ATGCTTCTAGAAGACGTTCTCATCGTTGATCCAGTCGATGGTGAATACGTTGGTACTATAGAGTTTGACAAAAAAGTGGAAAAGATAGTTCGTTCAAACAAAACACATTACAACTCTATAATTATGCCCGCCTTTGTTGATCCACACATCCATGGAATAATGGGAATAGATACAATAGCATCTTCTTCGAATGATTTTCAAAAGTTTAAGGAATACGAAGCACTCGAAGGAGTTTTCTTATTTTTTCCAACGACGGTCACTTGTACTTTGGAAAAATTAAATGATATAAGTAATAATTTACCAGATGGGTTAAAGCTTCACATTGAAGGACCTTTCATCTCTGAAGAGCGTAAAGGCGCACATAACGAAAAATATATAATCAATCCACCGAAAAACATCAGTGAATTGGAAAAATACATTCCGATAGAAAAAATTGGAATAATTACAATAGCACCTGAGAAAGAAAATTTTTTGTATTTTGCTGATAGTTGCAATGAAAAGGGGATAAGGATTTCACTTGGTCATTCAAATGCCAACTTCGAGACAGCTAAAATGGCATACGAGAAAGGCTATAAAAGAATAACCCATTTTCCAAACGCACTGAGCCCAATGCATCACAGAGACTTGAATATGGTAGGTGCGGGTTTTTACTTTGATTTTATAGTTGAGATTATAGCTGATGGTATACATTCCGCTCCAGAATTCGTGGATTTAGTCTACAAAATCAAAGGTGCAGATAAAATAATCTTGGTTACAGATAGTATATCAGCCACAGGTTTAAAAGATGGAGATTATCTACTTGGTGATTTACCTGTAAAGGTTGTTGATGGTATTGCGAGATTGAGCAATGGAACGATTGCTGGAAGCACTTTAAGATTCTCACAAGCATTAAAGAATTTCCAAAAATTCACAAAATGCACATTGCAAGAACTCGCTAAAGTGACTTCTTACAATGCTTGTAAAGATTTAGGTTTGGATTGTGGCAGAATAGCTGAAGGTAAAGACGCAAAATTTGTACAATTAGACAACGAATTGAATATATTGAAAACTTGGAATTATTAG